The following coding sequences lie in one Pectobacterium sp. A5351 genomic window:
- a CDS encoding TonB-dependent receptor — MNARKNFTPPTGKTRFPIPSALAAAVTTALTVLTGIAIPAQAETGERDDSTIVVEAKNAEAVQGLVAGGMSARSSSTGLLGKKDVMDTPFNVSNMTSSFIENKQAQTLGQVVAHDASVRVSSSQGGLLDSYYIRGFPLNEGNLSDIAMNGVYGVAPNYQLMTDYIERVEVLKGPSALLYGLSPNSSVGGVINAVTKRPTTVGNLTRLTTSWQSDSQLMQHADISRVYALENNNLLGIRFNGNYGYGDTVWDGSDKRTQVGALGLDFSSERFRTTLDLITQHLKTRAPSRPYSFAAGVTVPDAPDGNNNISQPWGFWHSKDQSVLLHTEYDLADNVTWFTDLGGSSAHVSRLSEQVPQVTNNNGDVSSDVRNFRFTTSRYTLATGVRADVETGSVTHKLSAQTSYYRDRQASANARGTTINSNIYNPVSSPTQNIAAPPSVYKRSSTALSGIALADTLGFWNDALQVTGGLRYQQINSDNFAAPDGGARSSYDKSAITPMLGVIVKPWQHVSLYANYIEGLSKGDVAPTTASNAGQVLAPYKSKQYEAGVKVDALGTISTLSVFQITKPSGALVNGTGSEFVTANEQRNRGIELDVVGSPLEDLRLTGGVMLLDAELTKSVTPGAQGKRAPGTSRFQANAGVEYDLPFLRDLTLNANVTHNGKQNVNTINTQSIPSWTTVDFGARYKTRIYNAPTTFRADVLNAFDRNYWSGVTSFSTVSQGTPRTLMLSVAVDF, encoded by the coding sequence ATGAACGCCAGGAAGAACTTCACTCCACCTACCGGGAAAACGCGTTTTCCTATTCCCTCCGCGTTGGCCGCCGCCGTCACGACGGCACTCACTGTGCTAACCGGCATCGCGATACCCGCGCAGGCTGAAACGGGCGAGCGCGATGATTCCACTATCGTGGTTGAAGCCAAAAACGCGGAAGCCGTTCAGGGGCTGGTGGCGGGTGGCATGTCGGCGCGTTCGTCCAGTACCGGGCTGCTGGGCAAAAAGGACGTGATGGATACGCCGTTTAACGTCAGCAACATGACCTCATCGTTTATTGAAAATAAACAGGCACAGACGCTGGGGCAGGTGGTCGCACATGATGCATCGGTGCGGGTGAGCAGTTCTCAGGGCGGCCTGTTGGATTCTTATTACATCCGCGGCTTTCCACTCAATGAAGGAAACCTGAGCGACATCGCCATGAACGGTGTCTACGGTGTTGCGCCCAACTATCAACTGATGACTGACTACATCGAGCGGGTGGAAGTGCTGAAAGGGCCGTCGGCGCTGCTGTATGGGTTGTCGCCTAACAGCAGTGTGGGTGGCGTGATTAACGCCGTCACCAAACGCCCGACCACCGTAGGCAATCTGACCCGACTGACCACCAGCTGGCAGTCTGATTCCCAACTCATGCAGCATGCGGATATTTCCCGCGTCTATGCGTTGGAGAACAACAACCTGCTCGGCATTCGCTTTAACGGGAATTACGGCTACGGCGACACGGTGTGGGACGGCAGCGACAAGCGCACGCAGGTCGGCGCGCTCGGGCTGGATTTCTCGTCAGAACGTTTCCGCACCACGCTGGATCTCATCACTCAGCACCTGAAAACCCGGGCACCGTCGCGTCCTTATTCGTTTGCGGCCGGTGTGACCGTGCCCGACGCGCCGGATGGCAATAACAATATCTCTCAGCCATGGGGATTCTGGCATTCCAAAGACCAGTCGGTGCTGCTGCATACCGAATACGATCTGGCGGATAACGTCACCTGGTTTACCGATCTGGGCGGTTCCAGCGCACACGTGAGCCGACTGTCGGAGCAGGTGCCGCAGGTGACGAATAACAATGGTGATGTGAGTTCCGACGTGAGGAATTTCCGTTTTACTACCAGCCGCTACACGCTGGCGACCGGTGTTCGGGCGGATGTGGAAACCGGATCGGTGACGCACAAACTGTCGGCACAGACTAGCTACTATCGCGATCGCCAGGCTAGCGCTAATGCGCGAGGAACAACCATTAATTCAAATATTTATAATCCAGTTTCCTCACCCACACAGAATATTGCTGCTCCCCCAAGCGTGTATAAGCGTTCATCCACTGCGCTGTCAGGCATCGCATTGGCGGATACGCTCGGCTTCTGGAACGATGCATTGCAAGTGACGGGAGGACTGCGTTATCAGCAAATCAACTCGGATAACTTCGCTGCGCCGGATGGCGGGGCGCGCTCTTCTTATGACAAGAGCGCAATCACCCCGATGCTCGGGGTGATTGTTAAACCCTGGCAGCACGTCTCGCTCTACGCCAATTACATCGAAGGGCTGAGTAAAGGGGACGTGGCACCCACGACGGCGAGCAATGCGGGGCAGGTGTTGGCACCGTATAAGAGCAAGCAGTACGAAGCTGGGGTGAAAGTGGACGCGCTGGGGACGATCTCTACGCTGAGCGTCTTCCAGATTACCAAGCCGAGCGGTGCGCTGGTTAATGGTACGGGTAGTGAGTTTGTTACCGCCAACGAGCAGCGCAATCGGGGTATTGAGCTGGATGTGGTTGGTTCACCGCTAGAAGATCTGCGTCTGACCGGTGGCGTGATGCTGCTGGATGCCGAGCTAACCAAAAGCGTGACGCCGGGTGCACAGGGCAAGCGCGCGCCGGGGACGTCACGTTTTCAGGCGAACGCCGGCGTGGAATATGATCTGCCGTTCCTGCGCGATCTGACGCTGAACGCCAACGTCACCCATAACGGGAAGCAGAACGTCAACACCATCAATACCCAATCCATTCCTTCCTGGACCACCGTTGATTTCGGCGCGCGCTACAAGACGCGAATCTATAACGCGCCCACCACGTTCCGTGCCGATGTGCTTAACGCTTTTGACCGTAATTACTGGTCTGGCGTGACATCGTTCAGCACGGTATCGCAAGGAACGCCGCGAACGCTGATGCTGTCCGTCGCGGTGGATTTCTAA
- a CDS encoding helix-turn-helix transcriptional regulator: MAKPSARTYSRYSRDAARLLGLMLRSARIERNMTVEELAERAGVSRGLVYRAEEGDMGCSIGAVFELATLVGVPLFTADQSAMALHMANTEKTLSLLPRAVHHSKKVVNDDF; the protein is encoded by the coding sequence ATGGCGAAACCTTCTGCTCGAACATATTCTCGCTACAGCCGTGACGCAGCTCGTTTACTCGGGTTGATGCTTCGCAGCGCGAGGATCGAACGTAATATGACAGTGGAAGAATTAGCTGAACGGGCAGGCGTATCACGAGGCTTAGTCTATCGCGCAGAGGAAGGAGATATGGGATGTTCAATTGGCGCGGTTTTTGAGCTGGCTACCCTTGTTGGTGTCCCTCTTTTTACCGCGGACCAATCCGCAATGGCACTTCATATGGCCAACACGGAGAAAACACTCTCTCTTCTGCCGCGCGCTGTACATCATTCCAAAAAGGTCGTGAATGATGACTTCTGA
- a CDS encoding type II toxin-antitoxin system HipA family toxin, with protein sequence MTSDNAIDKAYVWIWLPDATKPVVAGLLSRDGDRLIFNYGRNYLERKDAIPIYEPELPLMRGAIPPAAGLWQASALRDAAPDAWGRRVILNRLMGVRGRGTDSSTLDELTYLLESGSDRIGGLDFQALPTEYVPRSAQNASLEELMLAATMVENGALLTPELDQALFHGSSLGGARPKAMIEDENHKFIAKFSSSTDTYNVVKAEYIAMRLAASAGLDVAPVHFRQTAGKDVILIERFDRMKAEGGWKRRLMVSALTLFSLDEMMARYASYEEFSDIIRQRFDEPKATLRELFGRLVFNIICGNTDDHARNHAAFWDGRTLKLTPAYDICPQNRAGNEATQAMLITGENRMSNFAVCLAAAPKFLLSEAEAIEIIMHQIETVRACWESICDEVALSEVDRKLFWGRMFLNPFIFEGTPDSLRTKRLTGLMT encoded by the coding sequence ATGACTTCTGATAACGCTATCGACAAAGCCTATGTATGGATCTGGTTGCCTGATGCGACGAAGCCTGTTGTGGCTGGTTTATTGAGCCGGGACGGCGACCGACTCATTTTCAATTATGGTCGTAACTATCTGGAGCGAAAAGACGCGATCCCTATCTATGAACCTGAACTGCCGTTAATGCGTGGTGCTATACCGCCAGCGGCGGGCCTATGGCAGGCGAGTGCATTACGCGATGCCGCACCTGACGCATGGGGACGCAGGGTCATCCTTAATCGACTGATGGGTGTCAGAGGCAGGGGAACAGATAGCAGTACGCTGGATGAATTGACATATCTGCTTGAGTCCGGTTCAGACAGAATTGGCGGGCTCGATTTTCAGGCATTGCCGACAGAGTATGTCCCGCGTTCAGCTCAAAATGCTTCTCTTGAAGAGTTGATGCTTGCTGCCACTATGGTGGAAAACGGTGCCTTGTTGACGCCTGAGCTTGATCAAGCACTTTTCCATGGGAGTTCGTTGGGGGGCGCACGGCCGAAAGCGATGATTGAAGATGAGAACCATAAGTTCATCGCAAAATTTTCATCTTCAACGGATACCTACAACGTTGTTAAGGCCGAATATATCGCTATGCGGTTGGCCGCAAGTGCTGGCTTAGATGTGGCTCCGGTGCACTTTCGTCAGACGGCGGGGAAGGACGTTATTCTGATAGAACGTTTTGACCGTATGAAAGCAGAAGGTGGCTGGAAACGCAGGCTAATGGTCTCTGCACTGACGCTTTTCAGCCTTGATGAAATGATGGCGAGATATGCGAGCTACGAAGAATTCTCGGACATCATCCGGCAACGTTTCGACGAACCGAAAGCGACGCTGCGTGAGTTGTTTGGCCGCCTGGTCTTCAACATCATCTGCGGAAACACCGACGATCATGCCCGAAACCACGCGGCATTCTGGGATGGCCGAACACTAAAGCTGACTCCAGCCTATGATATTTGCCCGCAGAATCGGGCGGGTAATGAGGCGACGCAGGCAATGTTGATCACGGGTGAAAACAGGATGAGCAATTTCGCTGTCTGTCTGGCGGCTGCACCTAAATTTCTGCTGAGCGAAGCTGAAGCTATTGAGATCATCATGCATCAGATAGAAACGGTGCGTGCGTGCTGGGAAAGCATCTGCGATGAAGTCGCATTAAGCGAAGTGGATCGCAAGCTGTTTTGGGGCCGGATGTTTCTCAACCCTTTTATTTTTGAAGGTACGCCGGACAGCTTACGCACTAAGCGCCTAACGGGGTTAATGACTTGA
- a CDS encoding methyl-accepting chemotaxis protein has translation MNMLNRIKLGKMLGMGFSLVIIISLMVAFFGRLQLVGLGNDISRLSGTTLANMLLIQEVKAGFDANARLIRNIAISTDPAQIRQEKQFVDEQIARNTANLKKLGQQLDTEGTSALLKQFQDTRPPYLAAFLKAIELVQSTDPEQRLRGNAIILNEMQPAQNALFKVLDAMMASQQQDTNEIVSHAQHSAYSGSVIMLILALAAAAMAAVVAWLITRTLKNQLGGEPLYATHVARQVADGDLAVDIAINTNDHSSLLATMRHMSNNLGDIVEQVRESSEAIASGSSQIAAGSENLSQRTEEQAASLQQTAASMEQMSQAIRQNAHTVRSVTQLASQASKTATKGGEAIGDMVITMKEISDSSHKIRDIISVIDGIAFQTNILALNAAVEAARAGEQGRGFAVVAGEVRSLAQRSASAAKEIAVLINTSVEKVEAGNRLVEDTGSTIDELVRQARSVADLISEIGTTTQEQESGISQIHDAVNQLDQVTQQNATLVEESANAATNLREQSSHLVTLMNHFHLRGTPAARPAPMAKKTQPARLALAPVGNTQDNWEKF, from the coding sequence ATGAATATGCTGAACAGAATCAAACTCGGCAAGATGCTGGGTATGGGATTTTCTCTGGTTATCATCATCAGTCTGATGGTGGCATTCTTCGGACGGCTCCAACTGGTTGGGCTGGGTAACGACATCAGCCGCCTTTCCGGCACTACATTAGCAAACATGCTATTGATTCAGGAAGTTAAAGCCGGTTTCGACGCCAATGCTCGCCTGATTCGCAACATTGCAATCAGCACCGACCCAGCGCAAATCAGACAGGAAAAGCAGTTTGTCGATGAGCAAATCGCCCGTAATACCGCCAACCTGAAAAAACTGGGGCAACAGCTGGATACCGAAGGAACCAGTGCGCTACTGAAGCAGTTTCAGGACACCCGCCCGCCGTACCTTGCGGCCTTTTTGAAAGCCATAGAACTGGTGCAATCCACCGATCCAGAGCAGCGTCTGAGAGGTAACGCCATTATTCTCAATGAGATGCAGCCCGCGCAAAACGCATTGTTCAAAGTGTTGGACGCGATGATGGCCTCACAGCAGCAAGATACCAACGAGATTGTCAGCCACGCACAGCATAGCGCGTACTCCGGCAGCGTCATTATGCTGATTCTCGCCCTTGCCGCCGCTGCCATGGCCGCAGTCGTGGCCTGGCTGATTACCCGTACGTTGAAAAACCAACTGGGCGGCGAGCCGCTCTACGCGACCCACGTTGCCCGGCAGGTGGCCGATGGCGATCTGGCCGTCGATATTGCCATAAACACGAATGACCACAGCAGCCTGTTAGCCACAATGCGCCATATGAGCAATAACCTGGGTGATATCGTCGAGCAGGTGCGGGAGAGCAGCGAAGCTATCGCTTCGGGCTCCAGCCAAATCGCCGCAGGCAGCGAAAACCTGAGCCAACGCACGGAAGAGCAGGCCGCCAGCCTACAGCAGACCGCAGCGTCAATGGAACAGATGAGTCAGGCGATTCGCCAGAATGCGCATACCGTGCGTAGCGTCACTCAGCTTGCCAGCCAGGCCAGCAAGACGGCGACCAAGGGCGGTGAGGCGATCGGCGATATGGTCATTACCATGAAAGAGATCTCCGACAGCTCACATAAAATCCGCGATATCATCAGCGTCATTGATGGCATCGCCTTCCAGACCAACATTCTGGCGCTGAATGCAGCGGTCGAAGCCGCACGCGCGGGTGAGCAAGGCCGCGGCTTCGCCGTGGTAGCCGGAGAAGTCCGCTCCCTGGCGCAGCGTTCCGCCTCCGCCGCCAAAGAGATCGCGGTACTGATCAACACCAGCGTCGAAAAAGTCGAAGCGGGGAACCGTCTGGTCGAAGACACCGGCAGCACCATTGATGAGCTGGTACGTCAGGCACGCAGCGTGGCAGATTTAATCAGTGAGATCGGGACGACAACGCAGGAGCAGGAATCCGGCATTTCGCAAATTCATGACGCGGTGAACCAGCTCGATCAGGTCACCCAACAGAACGCGACGCTGGTGGAAGAGTCCGCCAATGCGGCAACCAACCTGCGCGAACAGTCATCCCATCTGGTTACACTCATGAACCATTTCCACCTGCGCGGCACGCCAGCAGCCCGTCCGGCACCAATGGCGAAGAAAACGCAACCGGCCCGTTTAGCCCTCGCGCCGGTCGGCAACACACAAGACAACTGGGAAAAATTCTAG
- the greB gene encoding transcription elongation factor GreB: MKTNLITREGYDKLRAEHDHLWNVKRPEITKIVSWAASLGDRSENADYTYNKRLLRQIDRRVRYLRKCLTELKIVDYSPQQDGSVFFGAWVEIENEQGDVKHFRIVGPDEIYGDNKDYISIDSPMARAMLKKAVDEEFTVNTPDGPREWFVNSIDYVKS, from the coding sequence TTGAAAACCAACCTGATTACCCGCGAGGGGTATGACAAACTGCGGGCAGAGCATGACCATCTCTGGAATGTAAAGCGCCCGGAAATTACCAAAATTGTTTCCTGGGCAGCCAGCTTGGGGGATCGTTCAGAAAATGCAGACTACACCTATAACAAGCGTTTATTACGCCAGATCGACAGGCGTGTGCGTTACCTGAGAAAATGCCTGACGGAATTGAAAATCGTTGATTATTCGCCGCAGCAGGATGGCAGCGTATTTTTTGGTGCCTGGGTAGAGATCGAAAATGAGCAAGGTGATGTGAAGCATTTTCGGATTGTCGGCCCGGATGAGATCTACGGCGACAATAAAGACTATATTTCGATCGATTCCCCGATGGCGCGTGCCATGCTGAAAAAAGCGGTTGATGAGGAATTCACCGTGAATACGCCAGACGGCCCGCGTGAGTGGTTCGTCAATTCCATTGATTACGTTAAGTCATAA
- a CDS encoding citrate/2-methylcitrate synthase: MSGSFGVNTFACMRLLEEIQTVNRVPEFVQRAKGGCDSFLLMRFGNSVYQHFDPHAAILRKICYEVLNELGREDSLLLVAMEPPPSMFTVISTAGRMVGWIAHGDEMHKQEDINIYRARQIYTVQPSGLCFPKIVFL; encoded by the coding sequence GTGTCTGGCTCTTTTGGCGTGAACACGTTTGCCTGCATGCGTCTGCTGGAAGAGATTCAAACGGTCAATCGCGTGCCTGAATTCGTACAACGTGCAAAAGGTGGCTGTGATTCTTTCCTCCTGATGAGATTCGGCAACTCTGTCTACCAGCATTTCGATCCCCACGCGGCGATTCTGCGTAAAATCTGCTACGAAGTGCTCAACGAACTCGGCAGGGAAGACAGCCTGTTACTGGTGGCGATGGAACCACCGCCATCAATGTTTACGGTTATCTCCACTGCTGGCAGGATGGTTGGCTGGATTGCGCATGGGGATGAGATGCACAAGCAGGAAGATATCAACATCTATCGCGCGCGCCAGATTTATACCGTGCAGCCGTCGGGATTATGTTTCCCAAAAATAGTCTTTCTCTAA
- a CDS encoding HpcH/HpaI aldolase/citrate lyase family protein, translating into MEHAKTYLFVPGNAPRRFQHAVNCGADAVIFDLEDAVHPDEKNQARENIIEWDKNDTPVSEINCKKYIRLNKFGSMAFSEDIEFLNKLSNKEKLRNNTSSKHKIVTWEIVLPKIESAEMLNDAREMINRNRLENVNIIAIIETVRGLHNAEEICAAGVERVAFGSLDFSLDMHCDQSLHALLYARSRIVVASRQADLPPPIDCVNPDFTHHDRVLADALHARSLGFSAKLCIHPSQIDAVQQAFATDRSKIDWAKQVLKAAEHSYAFQINGEMVDLPVIEQARQLLRAKNVDD; encoded by the coding sequence ATGGAACACGCTAAAACCTATCTCTTTGTACCCGGTAATGCGCCCCGCCGCTTTCAACATGCCGTCAACTGCGGGGCCGATGCCGTGATATTTGATTTAGAAGATGCTGTTCATCCTGATGAGAAAAACCAGGCCAGAGAGAATATTATCGAGTGGGATAAAAACGATACTCCCGTCTCTGAAATAAATTGCAAAAAATATATACGTTTAAATAAATTTGGATCAATGGCATTCAGCGAAGACATCGAGTTTCTGAATAAACTCAGCAATAAAGAGAAATTAAGAAATAACACATCATCCAAACATAAAATAGTCACATGGGAAATTGTTTTACCTAAAATAGAATCAGCAGAAATGCTGAATGACGCGCGGGAAATGATAAATCGTAATAGATTGGAAAACGTGAATATTATTGCGATTATTGAAACCGTGCGCGGGCTGCATAATGCAGAAGAAATTTGTGCGGCAGGAGTAGAAAGAGTCGCATTTGGCTCACTGGATTTCTCACTCGATATGCATTGCGATCAATCCCTGCATGCCTTGCTGTATGCCAGAAGCCGTATTGTCGTGGCTTCAAGACAGGCCGATTTGCCCCCGCCAATAGATTGCGTCAACCCTGACTTCACACATCATGACCGGGTGTTAGCCGATGCATTACATGCGCGCTCGCTCGGCTTCTCGGCCAAACTCTGTATTCACCCCTCACAGATCGATGCCGTTCAGCAGGCGTTCGCAACGGATCGCAGCAAAATAGACTGGGCAAAGCAGGTTCTGAAAGCGGCCGAACACAGCTACGCTTTCCAGATAAACGGCGAGATGGTGGATTTACCCGTCATTGAGCAGGCCAGGCAGCTATTGCGAGCGAAAAATGTAGATGACTAA
- a CDS encoding IucA/IucC family protein has product MNIKADDVKYRDIHQDVDGFLSDYSNKNALRRLIRCFFAEGILNKNDLNFIKDNSRKATLALQGGKGILKFDDISPSPANTYINNGNIYHINSDGASFPVTSHERLIDLLRDNFDFLPEESGISGLKKDVGNSIRNDTHARRYRCQWRAEVADAMQQDGQNHFTPWLRRQLSIRDAAMFLDQWGSLEGHPYYPTWKSRPGLSDEDVQQLSPEFNARVPLRITALRRDMAYVESMPHVDDFHAWFAQAFPALWQDWKQRLNQQGLDEAQWLPLPIHSWHLENWVKSHYADEIAEGILLTDGPDLITLPGMSFRTVLPVEPPASPFIKLPVAIWMTSEMRSLQAKSIHMGPRISTIIEAILAQEGGFEQRLEFFREEAAFHYKHAVHQDDAPGKHLSVVFRDAHAYERADGALPVTVATLFTALPHRDQPLFTELVTLSGLVPEAWFCQYVRAVTRPVIAIYLLYGIGLEAHQQNSQILFSSEGVAQGLLIRDFGDGRTYAPLLRQRGYHLQPYVWPGILPTVFEGDIEPVRMFVVDACFVSHLHELALALSAEYGFADARLWQVMKEETAAAFDAVKSRVDGELWQTERDMFLTQPWYTRSLLRMHIQEYRDYRIQHGLSNPFLTAGEETRLGS; this is encoded by the coding sequence ATGAATATCAAGGCTGACGACGTTAAATACAGGGATATACATCAGGATGTAGATGGTTTTCTTTCTGATTATTCAAATAAAAACGCGTTAAGGCGATTGATTCGCTGTTTTTTTGCAGAAGGGATTTTGAATAAAAATGACCTGAATTTTATTAAGGATAATTCCCGGAAAGCAACGCTGGCGTTGCAGGGTGGCAAAGGTATATTGAAATTCGACGATATTTCCCCATCACCGGCAAACACTTATATTAATAATGGAAATATTTATCATATTAATTCAGATGGCGCGTCTTTTCCCGTTACCAGCCACGAGCGATTGATTGATTTACTTCGCGATAATTTCGATTTTCTCCCTGAAGAGAGCGGCATCAGCGGCCTGAAAAAAGATGTGGGTAACAGTATTCGCAATGATACCCATGCCCGGCGCTATCGCTGCCAATGGCGTGCTGAGGTGGCTGATGCCATGCAGCAGGACGGGCAGAACCATTTCACGCCGTGGCTGCGCCGGCAGTTAAGCATTCGCGATGCGGCCATGTTTCTCGATCAGTGGGGATCGCTGGAAGGCCACCCTTACTACCCGACCTGGAAATCCCGCCCTGGCCTGAGTGACGAAGACGTCCAGCAACTGTCACCCGAATTCAACGCCCGCGTGCCGCTGCGTATTACCGCGCTGCGCCGCGATATGGCGTATGTGGAATCCATGCCTCACGTCGATGATTTTCATGCGTGGTTTGCTCAGGCGTTCCCCGCGCTCTGGCAGGACTGGAAGCAGCGCCTGAATCAACAGGGGCTGGATGAGGCGCAGTGGCTCCCGCTGCCTATCCACAGCTGGCATCTGGAAAACTGGGTGAAATCTCACTACGCGGATGAGATCGCCGAAGGGATTCTACTGACCGATGGTCCCGATCTCATCACGCTGCCGGGTATGTCGTTCCGTACCGTTTTGCCCGTTGAACCGCCTGCGTCCCCCTTCATCAAACTGCCTGTCGCCATCTGGATGACCAGCGAAATGCGCAGCCTACAGGCGAAATCGATCCACATGGGGCCACGTATCAGCACCATTATCGAAGCGATTTTGGCACAGGAAGGCGGATTCGAGCAGCGGCTGGAGTTTTTCCGTGAAGAGGCAGCGTTCCACTACAAGCACGCGGTTCATCAGGATGATGCGCCGGGCAAACACCTTTCGGTTGTGTTCCGCGATGCACACGCCTATGAACGCGCTGACGGCGCGCTGCCCGTGACCGTCGCCACGCTGTTTACGGCGCTGCCTCATCGCGACCAGCCGTTGTTCACCGAGCTGGTCACGCTGTCCGGGCTTGTCCCCGAAGCGTGGTTCTGCCAATACGTGCGCGCCGTGACCCGGCCTGTCATCGCTATCTATCTGCTGTACGGCATCGGGCTGGAAGCGCATCAGCAGAACAGCCAGATCCTCTTTTCATCTGAAGGCGTCGCGCAGGGATTATTAATCCGCGATTTCGGCGACGGGCGTACCTACGCGCCGCTGCTGCGTCAGCGCGGCTATCACCTGCAACCCTACGTTTGGCCCGGCATTCTGCCCACGGTGTTTGAAGGCGATATCGAACCCGTGCGGATGTTTGTCGTCGATGCCTGTTTTGTCAGCCACCTGCACGAACTGGCGCTGGCGCTGAGTGCGGAATACGGCTTTGCCGATGCGCGTCTGTGGCAGGTGATGAAAGAAGAAACGGCCGCAGCGTTTGATGCGGTGAAGTCGCGCGTTGATGGCGAACTGTGGCAGACCGAACGCGACATGTTTTTGACCCAGCCCTGGTATACGCGTTCGCTGCTGCGGATGCATATCCAGGAATATCGCGACTACCGGATTCAGCACGGTCTGAGCAACCCCTTTCTCACGGCAGGGGAAGAAACCCGCCTCGGATCGTGA